From Microcaecilia unicolor chromosome 11, aMicUni1.1, whole genome shotgun sequence, the proteins below share one genomic window:
- the HIPK4 gene encoding homeodomain-interacting protein kinase 4: MEILQSETDCYDVIEVLGKGTFGEVAKSWKRGNGEMVAIKILKNDAYRSRIIKNELKLLKAMQGIDPEESHIVQFYEFFHDETKFYLVFELLEENLFEYQKENNFSPLPIRHIRTITTQVLKALSKLKELSIIHADLKPENIMIVNQAKFPFRVKVIDFGSASIFNEVRFVKEPYIQSRFYRSPEILLGLPFCEKVDMWSLGCVMAELQLGWPLYPGSNEYDQIRYICETQGMPKTQLLNAASKTHHFFKRNPHPQLVHQWQLKSMAEYQTETKVKPLERRKYILKCLDQIEFVNNNRSVFPDNEVMAEYYDLKNMVELIKRMLTWDSHERINPNAAMKHPFISMQQLKMNYEPTKYYQQSLQCIHDCISDNRILEGAQYYNIMGESYYNQEGQDHFRDEKGQAIPTVISVQRTIDQMDDLTIEEPMKEVSMNLWGEGAMVRGHQPSTSMENSSVYSDHAYLHIPPYQANRSLQEHWREPILVYYGNRYGTKQRKIPRPFKSDTTFLNLIPLRQHSPQDTVSWEDEESSSTVSNTTPSIQESSGTEDSMLFQKPHPSTVERAQTEPCESEMYRSSDWPSGNEWIAEGRKRDGPPLRVTTHHGPNQHQRYLHTASQH, encoded by the exons ATGGAGATCCTCCAATCAGAAACAGACTGCTATGATGTTATTGAAGTCCTGGGGAAAGGCACTTTTGGAGAAGTTGCTAAAAGTTGGAAAAGAGGTAATGGTGAAATGGTAGCCATCAAAATCCTCAAAAATGATGCTTACCGGAGCAGGATCATCAAGAATGAACTGAAGCTGTTGAAAGCCATGCAAGGGATAGATCCCGAGGAGTCCCACATTGTCCAGTTTTATGAGTTCTTCCATGATGAAACCAAGTTCTATCTGGTTTTTGAGCTCCTGGAAGAAAATTTGTTTGAGTATCAGAAGGAGAAcaacttctctccccttcccattagGCACATAAGGACTATTACCACCCAGGTGCTAAAGGCTTTGTCTAAACTGAAGGAGCTGTCCATTATCCATGCTGACCTGAAGCCAGAGAACATAATGATTGTCAACCAAGCCAAGTTTCCTTTCAGAGTTAAGGTCATTGACTTTGGATCTGCCAGCATTTTCAATGAAGTACGTTTTGTCAAGGAGCCCTACATCCAGTCACGTTTCTACAGATCCCCCGAGATCCTGCTTGGTTTGCCTTTCTGTGAGAAGGTGGACATGTGGTCTCTGGGCTGCGTGATGGCTGAGCTGCAGCTTGGGTGGCCCCTTTACCCAGGAAGTAATGAATATGACCAAATCAGATACATCTGTGAGACCCAAGGAATGCCCAAAACCCAACTCCTGAATGCAGCCAGCAAAACTCACCACTTCTTCAAGAGGAACCCACACCCTCAGCTTGTGCATCAGTGGCAACTGAAATCAATGGCAGAGTACCAAACTGAAACCAAGGTGAAGCCCCTGGAGAGAAGGAAGTACATCCTCAAGTGTCTAGACCAAATTGAGTTTGTGAACAACAATAGGTCTGTCTTCCCAGACAATGAAGTGATGGCCGAGTACTATGATTTAAAGAACATGGTAGAACTGATCAAGAGGATGTTGACATGGGACTCTCATGAGAGGATCAACCCCAATGCTGCTATGAAGCATCCATTCATCTCTATGCAACAGCTGAAGATGAACTATGAGCCCACCAAGTACTATCAGCAGTCCCTTCAATGTATCCATGACTGCATAAGCGACAACAGGATCCTGGAGGGTGCCCAGTACTACAACATCATGGGTGAAAGTTACTATAATCAGGAAGGACAGGACCACTTCAGGGATGAGAAAGGGCAGGCCATTCCTACTGTGATCTCGGTACAAAGGACCATTGACCAAATGGATGATTTAACTATTGAAGAACCAATGAAGGAAGTCAGTATGAACTTGTGGGGGGAAGGGGCCATGGTGAGAGGTCATCAACCCTCAACATCCATGGAGAATTCATCTGTTTATTCTGATCATGCCTACCTCCACATTCCACCTTACCAGGCTAACCGCTCTCTCCAAGAGCACTGGAGGGAACCCATACTTGTTTACTATGGGAATCGCTATGGGACCAAGCAACGCAAGATCCCTCGCCCTTTCAAGTCTGACACCACCTTTCTGAATTTAATCCCATTACGACAGCACTCCCCCCAGGATACTGTAAGTTGGGAGGATGAGGAGAGTAGTAGCACCGTGTCTAATACGACGCCTTCCATTCAAGAATCCAGTGGGACAGAGGATTCGATGCTGTTTCAAAAGCCCCATCCATCAACAGTAGAG AGAGCCCAGACCGAGCCATGCGAGTCCGAGATGTACCGCAGCAGCGACTGGCCAAGCGGCAACGAGTGGATCGCCGAAGGCAGGAAGAGGGATGGTCCGCCACTGAGGGTGACCACGCATCATGGTCCAAACCAGCACCAGCGTTACTTGCACACTGCCAGCCAGCACTAA